From Streptomyces sp. TLI_053, a single genomic window includes:
- a CDS encoding cobalt-precorrin-6A reductase: MAPPAPPLPAAPSDRRHLLILGGTTEARALAAALDGRTGLRVTSSLAGRVARPRLPAGEVRIGGFGGADGLAAWLRAERVDAVVDATHPFAAVMSGNAAAAAAATGVPLLALRRPGWAAVPGDDWHRVPSLDAAAALLPALGRRVLLTSGRQGIAAFAHLDGLHFVARSVDPPEPPLPAALDVLLDRGPFTLDGERAVLREHRIDVVVTKDSGGAATAPKLTAARELGLPVVVVDRPPLPAGVPVAASVPEALERLAEQGLTGG; this comes from the coding sequence ATGGCACCCCCCGCCCCACCGCTCCCGGCGGCCCCGTCCGACCGCCGCCACCTGCTGATCCTCGGCGGCACCACCGAGGCCCGCGCCCTCGCCGCCGCGCTCGACGGCCGGACCGGGCTCCGGGTCACCAGCTCGCTCGCCGGGCGGGTGGCCCGGCCCCGGCTGCCCGCCGGCGAGGTGCGGATCGGGGGCTTCGGCGGCGCCGACGGCCTCGCCGCCTGGCTGCGGGCCGAGCGGGTGGACGCGGTGGTGGACGCCACCCACCCGTTCGCCGCGGTGATGTCCGGCAACGCCGCGGCGGCCGCCGCGGCGACCGGTGTCCCGCTGCTGGCGCTGCGCCGTCCCGGCTGGGCGGCGGTGCCGGGGGACGACTGGCACCGCGTCCCGTCCCTGGACGCCGCCGCCGCGCTGCTGCCCGCCCTCGGCCGGCGGGTCCTGCTCACCAGCGGCCGCCAGGGCATCGCCGCCTTCGCCCACCTCGACGGTCTGCACTTCGTGGCCCGCTCGGTCGATCCGCCCGAACCTCCGCTGCCCGCCGCACTCGACGTGCTGCTCGACCGGGGCCCGTTCACCCTGGACGGCGAGCGGGCGGTGCTGCGCGAGCACCGGATCGACGTCGTGGTCACCAAGGACAGCGGCGGCGCGGCCACCGCCCCCAAGCTCACCGCGGCCCGCGAACTCGGCCTGCCCGTCGTCGTGGTGGACCGCCCGCCGCTGCCGGCCGGGGTGCCGGTCGCGGCGAGCGTCCCCGAGGCACTGGAGCGCCTGGCCGAACAGGGCCTGACCGGCGGGTAA
- a CDS encoding DinB family protein, translating to MTDAYELADAARTEPPLAAGELATLTGFLDYQRATFAWKCAGLSTEQLRARPLLPSPLSLLGLTRHLAEVERGWFRNVLDSEGHPGFWGGREAEFEVDGADPEEALTRWRAECEHARGLVSAAASLDVLGHYRAPDGEETSYSLRWILTHMIEEYARHNGHADLLREHLDGRTGE from the coding sequence ATGACCGACGCCTACGAACTCGCCGACGCCGCCCGCACCGAACCGCCGCTGGCCGCCGGGGAACTCGCCACCCTGACCGGCTTCCTGGACTACCAGCGCGCCACCTTCGCCTGGAAGTGCGCCGGGCTGAGCACCGAACAGCTCCGCGCCCGCCCGCTGCTCCCCTCCCCGCTCTCCCTGCTCGGCCTGACCCGCCACCTGGCCGAGGTGGAGCGCGGGTGGTTCCGCAACGTCCTCGACAGCGAGGGCCACCCCGGCTTCTGGGGCGGCCGGGAGGCCGAGTTCGAGGTCGACGGGGCCGACCCGGAGGAGGCCCTCACCCGCTGGCGCGCCGAGTGCGAGCACGCCCGCGGACTCGTCTCCGCCGCCGCGTCCCTGGACGTGCTCGGCCACTACCGCGCGCCCGACGGCGAGGAGACCTCGTACTCCCTGCGCTGGATCCTCACCCACATGATCGAGGAGTACGCCCGCCACAACGGCCACGCCGACCTCCTCCGCGAGCACCTCGACGGCCGCACCGGCGAGTAG
- the cobM gene encoding precorrin-4 C(11)-methyltransferase, which translates to MTVHFVGAGPGAADLITLRGQRILARAEVCLYAGSLVPRELLAECPPGARLVDTADLTLDVIVEEMVRAHAAGQDVARLHSGDPSVFSAVAEQMRRLNAAGVPYEVVPGVPAFAAAAAALKRELTVPTVGQTVILTRIAKRATPMPPGEDLATLGRSGALLVLHLAAGYVDDVVEQLLPHYGADCPAAVVAMASRPDELVLRGTVGDIAGQLKAAGVVRTAVIIVGRTLAAEQFRDSHLYSADRERPHKSCGA; encoded by the coding sequence GTGACCGTCCACTTCGTCGGGGCCGGCCCCGGCGCCGCCGACCTGATCACCCTGCGCGGCCAGCGGATCCTGGCCCGCGCCGAGGTCTGCCTCTACGCCGGCAGCCTGGTGCCGCGCGAACTGCTCGCCGAGTGCCCGCCCGGCGCCCGGCTGGTCGACACCGCCGACCTCACCCTGGACGTGATCGTCGAGGAGATGGTCCGCGCCCACGCCGCCGGGCAGGACGTCGCCCGGCTGCACTCCGGCGACCCGTCGGTGTTCAGCGCCGTCGCCGAGCAGATGCGCCGCCTCAACGCGGCCGGCGTGCCCTACGAGGTGGTCCCGGGCGTACCGGCCTTCGCCGCCGCGGCGGCCGCTCTGAAGCGCGAGCTGACCGTGCCGACCGTCGGCCAGACCGTGATCCTCACCCGGATCGCCAAGCGCGCCACCCCGATGCCGCCGGGAGAGGACCTCGCCACCCTCGGCCGCAGCGGCGCCCTGCTCGTACTGCACCTGGCCGCCGGGTACGTGGACGACGTGGTCGAGCAGCTGCTCCCGCACTACGGGGCGGACTGCCCGGCCGCCGTGGTCGCGATGGCCAGCCGGCCGGACGAGCTGGTGCTGCGCGGCACCGTCGGGGACATCGCCGGACAGCTGAAGGCCGCCGGTGTGGTCCGCACCGCCGTGATCATCGTCGGCCGCACCCTGGCCGCCGAGCAGTTCCGCGACAGCCACCTCTACTCCGCGGACCGCGAGCGCCCGCACAAGTCCTGCGGCGCCTGA
- a CDS encoding precorrin-8X methylmutase, which produces MIEYEKDGASIYRQSFATIRAEADLAGLPADVARVAVRMIHACGMVDLVEDLVYSPGAVASARAALLAGAPILCDVNMVASGVTRKRLPADNEVICTLTDPSVPELARAMGNTRSAAAMELWLPRLEGAVVAVGNAPTSLFRLLELIEAGAPRPAAVIGVPVGFIGAAESKEALAAHPAGLEHLVVRGRRGGSAMAAAAINAIASEEE; this is translated from the coding sequence GTGATCGAGTACGAGAAGGACGGCGCGTCCATCTACCGCCAGTCCTTTGCCACCATCCGGGCCGAGGCCGACCTGGCCGGACTGCCCGCGGACGTCGCCCGGGTCGCGGTGCGGATGATCCACGCCTGCGGCATGGTCGACCTGGTCGAGGACCTGGTGTACTCGCCCGGCGCGGTCGCCTCCGCTCGTGCCGCCCTGCTGGCCGGGGCACCGATCCTGTGCGACGTGAACATGGTCGCCAGCGGTGTCACGCGCAAGCGGCTGCCGGCCGACAACGAGGTGATCTGCACCCTCACCGACCCGTCGGTGCCGGAGCTGGCCCGGGCGATGGGCAACACCCGCAGCGCCGCCGCGATGGAGCTGTGGCTGCCCCGGCTGGAGGGTGCGGTGGTCGCCGTCGGCAACGCGCCGACCTCGCTGTTCCGCCTGCTGGAGCTGATCGAGGCCGGCGCCCCGCGCCCGGCCGCCGTGATCGGCGTACCGGTCGGCTTCATCGGCGCGGCCGAGTCCAAGGAGGCCCTGGCGGCGCACCCGGCCGGTCTGGAGCACCTGGTGGTGCGCGGGCGGCGCGGCGGCAGCGCGATGGCCGCCGCGGCGATCAACGCGATTGCGAGCGAAGAAGAGTGA
- a CDS encoding UDP-N-acetylglucosamine 1-carboxyvinyltransferase, translated as MTGDYLTRIGTLIRTARQHRGWSQAQLGEALGTSQSAVNRIEQGKQNVSLEMIARIGEALDSEIVSLGYSGPMHLRVAGGTTLSGAIDVRSSKNACVAILCASLLTTGRTTLRSVARIEEVYRILEVLNSIGVRSRWTNDGRDLELTPPAELDLAGMDVEAARRTRSVLMFLGPLMHRADTFAIPYAGGCDLGTRTVQPHLTALRRFGLEVATTGGAYHASVQPGTPMDRPIVLTERGDTVTENALLAAARHDGVSVIRNASPNYMVQDLCFFLEKLGVRIDGVGTTTLTVHGVPEITCDVDYTPAEDPVEAMSLLAAAVVTSSELTVRRVPIEFLEIELAVLEGMGLDYDRTPEYRAHNGRTRLVDLTVRPSKLTAPIDTIHPMPFPGINIDNVPFFAAIAAAAHGTTMIHDWVYDNRAIYLTELTRLGADIKLLDPHRVLVQGPTRWRAAEMVCPPALRPAVVILLAMLAAKGTSVLRNVYVINRGYEDLAERLNSIGAQIETFRDI; from the coding sequence GTGACAGGCGACTACCTCACCCGTATCGGCACCCTCATCCGTACCGCGCGTCAGCACCGCGGCTGGTCCCAGGCCCAGCTCGGTGAGGCCCTCGGCACCAGCCAGAGCGCGGTCAACCGCATCGAGCAGGGCAAGCAGAACGTCAGCCTTGAGATGATCGCCCGCATCGGCGAAGCGCTCGACAGCGAGATCGTCTCCCTCGGCTACTCCGGCCCGATGCACCTGCGGGTCGCCGGCGGCACCACCCTCTCCGGCGCGATCGACGTCCGCAGCAGCAAGAACGCCTGCGTCGCGATCCTCTGCGCCTCGCTGCTGACCACCGGCCGCACCACCCTGCGCAGCGTCGCCCGGATCGAGGAGGTCTACCGGATCCTCGAGGTGCTCAACAGCATCGGCGTCAGGAGCCGCTGGACCAACGACGGCCGCGACCTCGAACTCACCCCGCCCGCCGAGCTCGACCTGGCCGGCATGGACGTCGAGGCCGCCCGCCGCACCCGCAGCGTGCTGATGTTCCTCGGCCCGCTGATGCACCGCGCCGACACCTTCGCCATCCCCTACGCCGGCGGCTGCGACCTCGGCACCCGCACCGTGCAGCCGCACCTCACCGCGCTGCGCCGGTTCGGCCTGGAGGTCGCCACCACCGGCGGCGCCTACCACGCCTCGGTCCAGCCCGGCACGCCGATGGACCGGCCGATCGTGCTGACCGAGCGCGGGGACACCGTCACCGAGAACGCCCTGCTCGCCGCCGCCCGCCACGACGGCGTCAGCGTCATCCGCAACGCCTCGCCCAACTACATGGTCCAGGACCTCTGCTTCTTCCTGGAGAAGCTGGGCGTGCGGATCGACGGCGTCGGCACCACCACCCTCACCGTGCACGGCGTCCCCGAGATCACCTGCGACGTCGACTACACCCCGGCCGAGGACCCGGTGGAGGCGATGAGCCTGCTCGCCGCCGCCGTGGTCACCTCCTCCGAGCTGACCGTCCGCCGGGTGCCGATCGAGTTCCTGGAGATCGAGCTCGCCGTGCTGGAGGGCATGGGTCTCGACTACGACCGCACCCCGGAGTACCGCGCCCACAACGGCCGCACCCGGCTGGTCGACCTCACCGTGCGCCCCTCCAAGCTCACCGCGCCGATCGACACCATCCACCCGATGCCCTTCCCCGGCATCAACATCGACAACGTGCCGTTCTTCGCCGCCATCGCCGCGGCCGCCCACGGCACCACGATGATCCACGACTGGGTGTACGACAACCGCGCCATCTACCTCACCGAACTCACCCGCCTCGGCGCGGACATCAAGCTCCTCGACCCGCACCGGGTGCTGGTCCAGGGCCCCACCCGCTGGCGCGCCGCCGAGATGGTTTGCCCGCCCGCGCTGCGCCCCGCCGTGGTGATCCTGCTGGCGATGCTGGCCGCCAAGGGCACCTCGGTGCTCCGCAACGTCTACGTCATCAACCGGGGTTACGAGGACCTCGCCGAGCGCCTCAACTCCATCGGCGCCCAGATCGAGACCTTCCGCGACATCTGA
- a CDS encoding precorrin-2 C(20)-methyltransferase: protein MTDHQEVLERHVDRRDVGRLYGVGLGPGDPSLVTVRAAELIGKADVVAYHSARHGRSIARSIAERYLTGGQIEEKLVYPITVETTDHPGGYRGALDDFYQEAAERLAAHLDAGRDVVVLAEGDPFFYGSYQHMHKRLAHRYPTEVVPGVTSVSAAAARLGQPLTEAEETLTVIPGTLPEEELTARLAAADSAVVMKLGRTFPTVRRALERAGRLADAQYVERAFMDGERTAPLASVDPDTVPYFSVAVLPSKVAPLEAAAPDLSGPGSVTVVGTGPAGPLWLTPEARGALAAATDLVGYTTYLDRVPERPGQTRHGSDNKVESERAEFALDLARRGHRVVVVSSGDPGVFAMATAVLEVACEESYREVPVRIVPGMTAAHAAASRAGAPLGHDYAVVSLSDRLKPWDVVAARLRAAAGADLVLALYNPGSQSRTTQVGRAKELLLEYRAPETPVVMARDVGGPTERVRTVPLGELDPAEVDMRTILLIGSSQTRHVPRAPHPDVTWTPRRYPEA from the coding sequence GTGACGGACCATCAGGAAGTCCTCGAGCGGCACGTCGACCGGCGGGACGTCGGCCGGCTCTACGGTGTCGGCCTCGGCCCCGGCGACCCGTCGCTGGTGACCGTCCGCGCCGCCGAACTCATCGGCAAGGCGGACGTGGTGGCGTACCACAGCGCGCGCCACGGCCGGTCGATCGCCCGCTCGATCGCCGAGCGGTACCTGACGGGCGGTCAGATCGAGGAGAAGCTGGTCTACCCGATCACGGTCGAGACCACCGACCACCCCGGCGGCTACCGCGGCGCGCTGGACGACTTCTACCAGGAGGCCGCCGAGCGCCTGGCCGCCCACCTGGACGCCGGCCGCGACGTGGTGGTGCTCGCCGAGGGGGACCCGTTCTTCTACGGCTCCTACCAGCACATGCACAAGCGCCTCGCGCACCGCTACCCGACCGAGGTGGTGCCCGGCGTGACCTCGGTCAGCGCCGCGGCGGCCCGGCTGGGCCAGCCGCTCACCGAGGCCGAGGAGACGCTCACCGTCATCCCCGGCACGCTGCCCGAGGAGGAGCTGACCGCGCGCCTGGCCGCCGCCGACTCCGCCGTGGTCATGAAGCTCGGCCGCACCTTCCCGACCGTGCGCCGCGCCCTGGAGCGGGCCGGCCGGCTGGCCGACGCGCAGTACGTCGAGCGGGCGTTCATGGACGGCGAGCGGACCGCCCCGCTGGCCTCCGTCGACCCGGACACCGTGCCCTACTTCTCGGTGGCCGTACTGCCCAGCAAGGTCGCCCCGCTGGAGGCCGCGGCCCCCGACCTGAGCGGCCCGGGCAGCGTCACCGTCGTCGGCACCGGTCCGGCCGGCCCGCTCTGGCTGACCCCCGAGGCCCGCGGCGCCCTCGCCGCCGCGACCGACCTGGTCGGCTACACCACCTACCTCGACCGGGTGCCGGAGCGGCCGGGGCAGACCCGGCACGGCTCCGACAACAAGGTGGAGTCCGAGCGCGCCGAGTTCGCCCTCGACCTGGCCCGTCGGGGCCACCGGGTCGTGGTGGTCTCCTCCGGCGACCCGGGCGTCTTCGCGATGGCCACCGCGGTGCTGGAGGTCGCCTGCGAGGAGTCCTACCGCGAGGTGCCGGTGCGGATCGTCCCCGGGATGACCGCCGCGCACGCGGCCGCCTCCCGGGCCGGTGCCCCGCTCGGCCACGACTACGCGGTGGTGTCGCTCTCCGACCGCCTCAAGCCGTGGGACGTGGTCGCGGCCCGGCTGCGCGCCGCCGCCGGGGCGGACCTCGTGCTCGCCCTCTACAACCCCGGCTCGCAGTCCCGCACCACCCAGGTCGGCCGGGCCAAGGAACTGCTGCTGGAGTACCGCGCCCCGGAGACCCCGGTGGTGATGGCCCGCGACGTCGGCGGCCCCACCGAGCGGGTCCGCACCGTCCCCCTCGGCGAACTGGACCCGGCCGAGGTCGACATGCGCACCATCCTGCTGATCGGCTCCTCCCAGACCCGGCACGTCCCCCGCGCCCCGCACCCGGACGTCACCTGGACCCCCCGCCGCTACCCGGAGGCCTGA
- the cobN gene encoding cobaltochelatase subunit CobN, whose translation MILLLSTSDTDLLSARASEGPVRYRLGNPARLTAEELPDLLEGTELVVVRLLGGRRAWQEGLDALLAGPRPVIVLTGEQAPDAQLMELSTVPAGIAAEAHAYLAHGGAANLAELGAFLSDTVLLTGHGFAPPASAPAWGPLERTARTTEGPTVAVLYYRAHHMSGNTAFVETLCRAIEDQGARARAYYCASLRGAEPELLAALGEADALVTTVLAAGGTRPADAQAGGDEEAWDAGALAALDRPILQALCLTWSRARWEESDDGLSPLDTATQIAVPEFDGRLITVPFSFKELDEDGLTVYAADEERSARVAGIAVAHARLRHVPAAERRLALVLSAYPTKHARVGNAVGLDTPASAMRLLERLRAEGMDIGTDVPGLDTDDTDDGHEGDALIHALIAAGGYDQDWLTEDQLARNPVRIPAADYRRWYATLPEGLREQVEEHWGPAPGELYVDRSQNPDGDIVLAGIRSGNLLVLIQPPRGFGENPVAIYHDPDLPPSHHYLAAYRWIAAAQSDGGFGAHAVVHLGKHGNLEWLPGKTAALSAECGPDAVLGDLPLVYPFLVNDPGEGTQAKRRAHATLVDHLVPPMARADSYGDIARLEQLLDEHSNIAAMDPAKLPAIRAQIWTLIQAAKLDHDLGLDERPEDDGFDDFLLHVDGWLCEIKDAQIRDGLHVLGQAPAGTDRVNIVLAILRARQIWGGVSALPGLREALGLDEAAPTLGATDAAEAQARALVEAMEAADWAPEAVEKVAAGLPEAVHEVLAFAATQVVPRLAATTDELDAVLHALRGGFVPAGPSGSPLRGLVNVLPTGRNFYSVDPKAVPSKLAWETGQALAASLIDRYRADNEGTHPSSVGLSLWGTSAMRTAGDDIAEAFALLGVRPVWDDASRRVTGLEAIPLEELGRPRIDVTLRISGFFRDAFPHVVALLDDAVRLAAAQEEAEADNFVRAHVQADLAVHGDERKATTRVFGSRPGTYGAGLLQLIDSRDWRTDADLAEVYTVWGGYAYGRGLDGRPAREEMETAYKRITVAAKNTDTREHDIADSDDYFQYHGGMVATVRALTGKAPTAYIGDSTRPETVRTRTLTEEAARVFRARVVNPRWIEAMRRHGYKGAFEMAATVDYLFGYDATTGVVADWMYEKLTQEYVLDPVNREFLAGANPWALHGISERLLEAASRGLWEQPDPALIEQLRAAFLETEGDLEGEDG comes from the coding sequence ATGATTCTGCTGCTGTCGACGTCCGACACCGACCTGCTCAGCGCCCGCGCGTCCGAGGGTCCGGTCCGCTACCGGCTCGGCAACCCGGCCCGGCTCACCGCCGAGGAGCTGCCCGACCTGCTGGAGGGCACCGAACTGGTCGTGGTCCGCCTGCTCGGCGGCCGCCGCGCCTGGCAGGAGGGCCTGGACGCGCTGCTGGCCGGCCCCCGTCCGGTGATCGTGCTGACCGGCGAACAGGCCCCCGACGCCCAGCTGATGGAGCTGTCCACCGTCCCGGCCGGCATCGCCGCCGAGGCGCACGCCTACCTGGCCCACGGCGGCGCGGCCAACCTGGCCGAGCTCGGTGCCTTCCTCTCCGACACCGTGCTGCTCACCGGCCACGGCTTCGCCCCGCCCGCCTCCGCCCCGGCCTGGGGCCCGCTGGAGCGCACCGCCCGCACCACCGAGGGCCCGACCGTCGCGGTGCTCTACTACCGCGCCCACCACATGAGCGGCAACACCGCCTTCGTGGAGACCCTCTGCCGCGCGATCGAGGACCAGGGCGCCCGGGCCCGCGCCTACTACTGCGCCTCGCTGCGCGGCGCCGAGCCGGAGCTGCTGGCCGCCCTCGGCGAGGCGGACGCCCTCGTCACCACCGTGCTCGCCGCCGGCGGCACCCGCCCGGCCGACGCCCAGGCCGGCGGCGACGAGGAGGCCTGGGACGCGGGCGCGCTCGCCGCCCTGGACCGGCCGATCCTCCAGGCGCTCTGCCTGACCTGGTCGCGCGCCCGCTGGGAGGAGAGCGACGACGGCCTGTCCCCGCTGGACACCGCCACCCAGATCGCCGTGCCGGAGTTCGACGGCCGGCTGATCACCGTCCCGTTCTCCTTCAAGGAGCTGGACGAGGACGGCCTCACCGTCTACGCCGCCGACGAGGAGCGCTCGGCCCGGGTCGCCGGCATCGCCGTCGCCCACGCCCGGCTGCGGCACGTCCCGGCCGCCGAGCGCCGGCTCGCGCTGGTGCTGTCCGCCTACCCGACCAAGCACGCCCGGGTCGGCAACGCCGTCGGCCTGGACACCCCGGCCAGCGCGATGCGCCTGCTGGAGCGGCTGCGCGCGGAGGGCATGGACATCGGCACCGACGTACCGGGTCTGGACACCGACGACACCGACGACGGCCACGAGGGCGACGCCCTCATCCACGCGCTGATCGCGGCCGGCGGCTACGACCAGGACTGGCTCACCGAGGACCAGCTCGCCCGCAACCCGGTGCGCATCCCGGCCGCCGACTACCGCCGCTGGTACGCGACCCTGCCCGAGGGCCTGCGCGAGCAGGTCGAGGAGCACTGGGGCCCGGCCCCCGGCGAGCTGTACGTCGACCGCTCGCAGAACCCCGACGGCGACATCGTGCTGGCCGGGATCCGCTCCGGGAACCTGCTGGTGCTCATCCAGCCGCCGCGCGGCTTCGGCGAGAACCCGGTCGCGATCTACCACGACCCGGACCTCCCGCCGTCCCACCACTACCTGGCCGCCTACCGCTGGATCGCCGCGGCGCAGTCCGACGGGGGCTTCGGCGCCCACGCCGTCGTCCACCTCGGCAAGCACGGCAACCTGGAGTGGCTGCCCGGCAAGACCGCCGCGCTGTCCGCCGAGTGCGGCCCGGACGCCGTCCTCGGCGACCTGCCGCTGGTCTACCCGTTCCTGGTCAACGACCCGGGCGAGGGCACCCAGGCCAAGCGCCGCGCCCACGCCACCCTGGTCGACCACCTGGTCCCGCCGATGGCCCGCGCCGACTCCTACGGCGACATCGCCCGCCTGGAGCAGCTGCTCGACGAGCACTCCAACATCGCCGCGATGGACCCGGCCAAGCTGCCCGCGATCCGCGCCCAGATCTGGACCCTGATCCAGGCCGCGAAGCTGGACCACGACCTCGGCCTGGACGAGCGCCCGGAGGACGACGGCTTCGACGACTTCCTGCTGCACGTCGACGGCTGGCTGTGCGAGATCAAGGACGCCCAGATCCGCGACGGCCTGCACGTGCTCGGCCAGGCCCCGGCCGGCACCGACCGGGTCAACATCGTGCTCGCCATCCTGCGCGCCCGGCAGATCTGGGGCGGCGTCAGCGCCCTGCCCGGCCTGCGCGAGGCGCTCGGCCTGGACGAGGCCGCGCCCACCCTCGGCGCCACCGACGCGGCCGAGGCGCAGGCCCGGGCCCTGGTCGAGGCGATGGAGGCGGCCGACTGGGCGCCCGAGGCGGTGGAGAAGGTCGCCGCCGGGCTTCCGGAGGCCGTTCACGAGGTGCTCGCCTTCGCCGCCACCCAGGTGGTGCCCCGGCTCGCCGCGACCACCGACGAGCTGGACGCCGTGCTGCACGCGCTCCGGGGCGGCTTCGTCCCGGCCGGCCCGTCCGGCTCGCCGCTGCGCGGACTGGTCAACGTGCTGCCGACCGGCCGCAACTTCTACTCCGTCGACCCCAAGGCCGTGCCCAGCAAGCTCGCCTGGGAGACCGGCCAGGCGCTCGCCGCCTCGCTGATCGACCGCTACCGGGCCGACAACGAGGGCACCCACCCGTCCTCGGTGGGCCTGTCGCTGTGGGGCACCAGCGCGATGCGCACCGCCGGCGACGACATCGCCGAGGCCTTCGCCCTGCTCGGCGTCCGCCCGGTCTGGGACGACGCCTCGCGCCGGGTCACCGGCCTGGAGGCGATCCCGCTGGAGGAGCTGGGCCGCCCGCGCATCGACGTCACACTGCGGATCTCGGGCTTCTTCCGGGACGCCTTCCCGCACGTGGTGGCGCTGCTGGACGACGCGGTCCGGCTGGCCGCCGCCCAGGAGGAGGCGGAGGCGGACAACTTCGTCCGCGCCCACGTCCAGGCGGACCTGGCGGTGCACGGCGACGAGCGCAAGGCCACCACCCGGGTCTTCGGCTCCCGCCCCGGCACCTACGGCGCCGGACTGCTCCAGCTGATCGACAGCCGGGACTGGCGCACCGACGCCGACCTCGCCGAGGTGTACACCGTCTGGGGCGGCTACGCGTACGGTCGCGGGCTGGACGGGCGTCCGGCCCGCGAGGAGATGGAGACCGCCTACAAGCGGATCACCGTCGCCGCGAAGAACACCGACACCCGCGAGCACGACATCGCCGACTCGGACGACTACTTCCAGTACCACGGCGGCATGGTGGCCACCGTGCGCGCGCTCACCGGCAAGGCGCCGACCGCCTACATCGGCGACTCGACCCGCCCGGAGACCGTCCGCACCCGCACCCTGACCGAGGAGGCGGCCCGGGTCTTCCGTGCCCGGGTGGTCAACCCGCGCTGGATCGAGGCGATGCGGCGGCACGGCTACAAGGGCGCCTTCGAGATGGCCGCCACGGTCGACTACCTCTTCGGGTACGACGCCACCACCGGCGTGGTGGCGGACTGGATGTACGAGAAGCTCACCCAGGAGTACGTGCTGGACCCGGTCAACCGGGAGTTCCTGGCCGGCGCCAACCCGTGGGCGCTGCACGGGATCAGCGAGCGGCTGCTGGAGGCGGCGAGCCGCGGGCTGTGGGAGCAGCCGGACCCGGCGCTGATCGAGCAGCTCCGGGCCGCGTTCCTGGAGACCGAGGGGGACCTGGAGGGCGAGGACGGCTGA